The Mytilus galloprovincialis chromosome 11, xbMytGall1.hap1.1, whole genome shotgun sequence genome contains the following window.
gcaacattttaatatggacttCTAAGATGTAAaagaaaagaggggcgaaagataccaaagggacagtcaaactcataaatctaaaacaaactgacaacgccatggctaaaaataaaaaagacaaacagaaaaacaatagtacacacgacacaacatagaaaactaaagaataaacaacacgaaccccatgtgtaaacatgtaaacaactgtaaaaaatgaaaaatatttattgaatatacaATATTTGAATCAACAAAATcagcatacatatatatatatacaaataatacaTTTTAAATCAAGGGAATTCAAAAACaagtttattttacaattatccTTTTCCTTAAATTTTTTAGGTTAAAAAATTATCTTTACATCACACAAATAAAATGCAGCATTGAATGGTTATATttgtatgaatatatatataacagtgtcATATTTACTTCTTTCATGtgtatattataattgttttataaaaatgatgATATACAGAAATCAATGGCTTAATTTCATAGTCACCCATAAATCAAAATGTTACTTTGAAACTatcttaaaaatatttatcatgttgTGAAGAGGTACATGATTACTTTACACCATAAGTACCGAAGTTAACCTGCATTtgttattataaatgaaaatgatgTAGGTCAAACATAGTTAGTCAAGatattttggaaatcatttttttaatgttttcaagGGACCAATAAAATACAGTTTCCTGCACTAATTCAAACTCGTCCTAGATATAATCAAGAATTGAAGATACAGTTTGTTTAAGACAGCTGGTCTATCACATCTAATATTTCactgtttttttatatttgccaTTCTTTAAACCTCTAATTTTATCGTTTATATTGATGGTCAGCTTTGTCCATAGTTGTTCATTCTGTTCTTTTTCTCCTCCAAATTTATCAAACACAGCAGctgttaaaagaaaaacaaaaaactaaacatGGATGCAGTAagctatattttcttttaatttgccTATATGCATTCCCAATCTCTTCTAGAACATATTAAATCTTTTCAAAATCTGATCCTTTCCATATACTTTTGAGTTTGCcctatttttttaacatgtaataatAGTGTTTCAATGTTAATTTGATAAACCCTGAAATCTATTCACAACTAATTTGGTTGAAATTTGAGGTAATTGTTAAGAAGTTATACCCCAAAACATATTTTCTATCATCCATTGTGACCTTGCTAGTCATGCAATGTTGATTCCAACCTAAAACGTACTTTGCAAAAACATTCAACTCATCGATTGTCATGACTGATCCTAAATGCACGCATGTACATTCCAttagttttgaacattttaatgaGACTATTTGTTATGTCAATCTTACATCTTATAGCTCTCCTTTTGTTTTCAGCAACTGCTTCCTTCTTATGTTGCTGATTGCCATATAGAGTGCAGTTGTTGATCTCATACTCTGATAAAAGTGGCGCTATAAGGTTGAGGGCCAGTTTTTCTGGTGTTTTAGATGTTTTAATTATTCTTTTGAGAATAACCTTTTCTAATTTCACATTGTATTTTGCTGCTCCAACATAGGCCAGTTCTGTAAATAAAAAGTTCTCTTTGATGAGATAGTACATAATGAATGTGCATGCATGTACAGGACATTTTGGACATATAAATTTTCTGATTGGCTAATATTTCTGTTTATATCATCTGATGCattaaattgaatttttaaaggggtacataaataatttaaaataaatatatcatatatggtagatataaaaaaaaaattattatactgACCAATTCTGATTTAATAACCAtagatatatacatttgaaaagtAATGCCACATAAGTGGCAGTTTGCTTTAGAAGTTGTCTCATTTCAACCAAAGACAGTTTATGTTTACTGGATCAAGGCTTATTTTGGTAAAAAAGTACCccaaaattttttttctgaatcaaaTATTGACTTAAttcttaaaactttgcaaataGCATGTTCCGCAGACAGATATACTCATATAAAAACCTTCCAAACTTTTCTAATATTtgtcagaatgtaataaaatttggcATTTATTCTACTTAGATATCATGCTAAGTAACTGTGAAGTTTCATAAGAATACTTTAATTTTTTGAGGTCTAATAGGCCTAAGATCACAATTATTATATTGGGTATTTCTTCCTAGGTTATATGTCTACtgttatttttgaaatgtttgctATTTAAGTGGTCCTcacagttgcatatatattgaaataagtaaaacattttgaaaaaatattttgtagaaagtgaaagtagtgatttggccaaaatgaaagtagggtagaaattAGACTTCGtcatttattcaagattcaaatcctaccattggcatgtctatatggctctcaaaagaaaaagcacctatGGATTGTCCTGGGACAAGcatattttattgtaataataatggtctataagcagttaaatttatttcatgtttgtggcggtgcattttttttaattcactttgactttaatcaaaaaatgcattgtagccaaGGGGGAGAATAATTGTGTTCTGAGGCCAACAGAAAATAACTTTGATGTTCATCTGCATTTCATCAATCGTACTTGCGAAAACATTACGAGATGTTGTAACAATGGTGATTAAATTAAATTCACCTTAATTATTAACAGAACACTACATTCAAAAAGTCGAAGAAGATCaaacaaagaaatacaacaaCTATCAAAACGAATGTCCTGATAAGGAGATTCGCTGACGAACAtgattatttcatttcaaaatcgtTTCCGACATATTTTGTCTTTTGCattatataaattgttaattgcCTGCAGTAGAATTTGATCGTGAACAAGATATCTTGAATCccatatttcatacatttctactGCTTTCATTTCAACCCGCAAACACATAACttttgatcataaaatatttttgatgtgatATTTTTGGTAACAAAAACAGTCCCTAAATTAAAAGTTCTGTCAATGCCAAGTTTGCGGTCTGGGTCAGTCTTTAAAAACTGCTTTATGTCTTCCAGCTGATCTGATGTATAGCATATGAAAGATGGTGGCTTGTTGTTTCCCTCAGTGTAAACTACTTCTTTGAACAAAGTCTATTTTATTGACCATAGAAATAACTTCAAggacttcatcagcaacattccCAATAGCACCTAATCGTTGTGTTTTAAATAGCTTTCTGATATATAATCTACCAGGTTTGGAATGCATGCATCAAAAAGTGGTGTAACAAATGACGGTAGTCGTTGCTTTTCTTCTACTACTATGTCTTGCAGATGTAGTAACCCAAAGCTGCTAGCCTACAAATAAATGAAGAGAATGAataattaatataaacaaaagatGCATCATGGcgattatttttatatatatgcatgtgtGCGTGTTTTCAAATATATCAAACTTAATTTTACGGTAAATTACCAAAATATGATAAATAGCGAGTGTTAAATATACGATAGAACTTATTTAGAATGGTAAACTGACAAGAATTGTTTAGAAATAATACCCAAATATGATAATTATCAAAAATCGGAGACAAATTAatttttcagaaattattttCACATTAAAATTCGTTCAAGGCTTGTATTACTGGAAAAGAACGACTTGAATGAGAAATAAAATCTTACTAAATGCGGATTTGTTCAAACATTCGTATTACTGGGGAATTAAATTACTGGACAAGTCTGATAAAAAATGAGAAATAGAATCTAACTTTATGAGATTCTTATTGTTTGAAAAAATTATTTTGGTCAGTACGGTTTCTATACTTAAAAACCGGCTCTATATACAAAACTAATTAACTTCATGAAAAGTAAATTTATTTCCCTTTTTAACCTCGTTCAAGGAATTTATTACTGGACAAGAACGAGTTTCAATAGGGgaatacattttacaaaatattttgattgaatcTTAACGACAAGAAATTAGagaaaaaacacacacacacatacatatatatataaatattaaagtattaaaaaacacaatgataccaatttaaaaaagaatcaaCGCTACTATTCGTAATTGTAACTGTTAGCttggaaataaattatatataaaaaggtGTATCacatattctctttttttttttttactatggaaCAGTGCAATTAAAATCTATTGTAGTATATCTAGAGATATGAAAATACGAAAGAATTATTCATCTTAATTTTTGAACTATTAAAGAATAAAACTTAAACTTTTCCGTATATTGAacgaaatttgataaaaaaaaaaaataaacgccaCTTTTTGTGATTAACTGTAAGctaaaaagtaaataatatattctttttttttcactatGGAACAATACCATTAAAAAGTATATTGTAGTATATCTAGAGATATGAAAATACGAAAGAATTATTCATCTTGATTTTTGAATTAAGAATATAACTAACACCTTtcagtattgatttttttttttataaaattcgaAAATCTTTACAAAGAAAATGTTTACGATATATGTTTATCTATTAAATTAATATACCTTGCTCAATCTCTGGAAACACTCCTCGTAGTTGAAACGGGGTTTTGATCCCCAAGGACGCCACATTTTGCAATAAATTCTATCTATCAGTTGAacggcaaacgatttaatggcttctaaggtcaagacattggtcacgtgataaaaggtcagagtttacgatttTTTGGTAAACGTGCACGCCTCGTGGTTTTTGGACTCGTATTGTcttatttgtactcgtacattaataaaaaccaaagagttcaattctagattgaaaaagcttccttattttatataattatcattaaaaaGTGTTGTTAAGATGTTATAAATTCACGAGTgaagtgaaactttttttctgaaaatttgcgtAGGTCCACGGAAAATCCTTTATAATTCCTCAAATAGGTTTGGTAACGTGTTGAGGGGTATAACATATGAAGTAAAACCATTTTTTGCTTCTTATTTTACTATATCAGATCACAAATACCCCGGATACGCAATTGTGTCAGATTATTCGTTGCGAAGCGGagatcaaggggagataactcggtACGCGCATCGTAGGATATTGCAAGTTCACAAcagtaaattcgagtaaaattaatgattgcagATATAATTTGACGATTTCTTCAGTAAATTTTCAATATTCCATGTTCCTCTACTGTTGTAACATTAAAATAGTCATGAAAAGGTTGAATATGACAATTTTTTCAAGTACTTACAGGTTATTGAACACTTCCAAAGAAGAAAATTCTAAACTTGGACTTATTGTATTTTCTCAAACACCCTTTTGGTAGATAGAAGGATACAAGAGGGGTTTATCAGTTGTCAGTAGAACCTGTGTTACAATAGAATTGAACTTTTCATTGCATGAAAGCAAACTGATTATGGAAACAAAGGAAATATAGTCTTTAAAATTGTGAACATTTATActtttgaatgaaaataataTGAATTTGCAGTGGACAGAAGTACATGTACAATGCTTGTTTTATTGTACCTGCTTTAAGATACAGTGGTGGATCCCAGGGGTTCTGGTGACCTCCTCTTTTTATGgaagattaatgcatttgaattcaGGGATCATATAGTTAACTCTCCTTTTTATCCTTGGTTGAGAATACCACcacttatgtttaaaattgtctGGATTTACCCTGAGATAAGAACCTTATAAGATGTACAAGTTATGTtgcttgccttaatcaagagaaaaTATCTGAACCCAAAGAACCAGAAAGGGATTTAGAACATAATAATCAACACAAAGATAACTGAGCAAAAGCTGTATTGCAACCTGATATCATGCAGTTCTCATCATAATTcctattatatgtattatttcaaattttgctttatttttcttcttatatttgaattcaaaagtcCTGCAACCAACTGTTGAGTGCattcaattaaattattgattgaaTAATAAGCTATAAAGCTGACCAGTAAATACAGTTTGAAAATGCTTTGTTGAAATACAATAGTGgtattatatcataaaatatactgaatcaacttcaaatttaatcCAAATTCATACTTACCTGCTCTAAAATGCATAATCAATTGAAAAACGAAAACCTGAGAATACTACAATGTATAACATAGAGATTGCACGGACACTTCCCGTGTTATAGTAGTCATAGACAAAAATAAAACTGACTTAAATAAAGtatgttcatgtttttttgtaaaaaggacAACAATAAGATATTTATTATTCTGATATCAGAAATAATCTCATAGTATCAAATAAGAATGTCAGTTCTTTTAATTGAGATAATCAATTTAATcacattatttacttttataaaaaaaaaatcatgatattaTCTGTATTAACAATCATGGACTATATAAAAGCTTGTCAACATCTCACTTACttcaaatgcttttaaaattaaCCTGTTAGTactaaaataaagagatgtggcataagataagatattttattccaattaaaaaaggccatgaagagcaaagtaatgtgttacaatgatttatataattgacacaataatgttgatataaatcaGATAAACATGAATATAACCAACTCCATTCTTAGATTTTAAACCACAGCCAGACCAGGGCCAcacatatattagaaaaaaagggTATAACAATTATAtcttctattatcatgattattaaacaggcaaatattctcaaagtcttaattaaaacaatatctgtacTGTATTTATAGTTTTCTGAgtgcaaaacatttattttaaattgcaacatttttcaaTACCTCTAGATTTTCTTGAATAAAATGCCAATTAAATTTTGCACTTGTGctaaacatttcaaatttattaCAACTTATTATACTATCATTTAATTCTTTTCTTTAAAAGATATAAAGGGGAAACTGCCATttaaatatggtataattgccaataagataaCAGTCTAGAAACTTATCACCAGAGTCCAAGTGCCTGTTAGCAGTGACAGTTAAATTACAAATGTACAAGTCACTTTACATACATCAACAATgaatacactacaaaccattaaaagtctgaaatggcctatatctgtactcgactgtactgatttttactcgaccagtctgaattcgtctgagatttacttgataatactcgactgtagtctgaaccatacttaacagtctgaatgtgtacttgaccagtacttaaccattctatacgagtctgaaccgtactcgacctagtctgaaccgtactcgacctagtctgaaccatactcgacctagtctgaaccatacttgaccaagtcttaaccaacctagacctattctttgtatctatcaactgaattttatcaatttaggaatttttttaataaaaatgaaatttgaaccaCAACTTGAACTtacaaatgtattcaatacagtattgaaagttaaatttcacaataatcaatcataatataacttcaactcaatattaatcaacacttacataataatatatatcaacttttaaaatataaataaaacaagctgatcaaataatctaaaaaaatgaattgtgactaatattttcaatattattaaaaattttatgaatatttcggaagtatttgATGGTAACTGGACttttttcaccattaacttaagcctagtatagatttatggtgtcagttgagtttagttaataatgcagtgaatgttttttttattaagatatatataaaatagtatataaaacaacttaatgaattttaaaaaaatgagagcttaattgttttgttttattaaaccaagattttaatataatcatgataatagaatttccatagcaatccttgataacctttttaaaaaaggaaatgtattccaaagtaacagtaaaaaaaatttcaattaatttaagtatttttttgtcaaattaacatggcatacataaagcactttaatatgttctaattacctcagtacatgtatgttttacaggtaaaaagaaagccctattttctaaaattcgtgtattacttatctagtacatacatgtatattcgaaaggccttgttatttaatttaaacaggatgttgcaattttgaatcaatgttatttagaatttaatacctctgaccaggtatGATCTTATTTACGAGTttgcccccaagcagaggttatactttatatctcaccactaatcagaaaaacaattttatttatttatttaattttatcccttttattatatataagttatatatgatatattctttttatccaaaatataatcagagatatatttcttttataaggttaaatatttttataaattttgttggctgttgttatatatgtcagttaaaaagaaatttattttaacagttaaaaaagtagaggttttttggtctagtatggttcagactggtcgagtattgttcagacctttggttaagtatggtttagactggaaaaataggtcgagtacatgtcgagaatgggttaagactgtttcagactggtcgagtaatagttcagactattttcaacggcaaagataagggtcaagtacgattcagtacagtcaagtatggttcagactggggtcgagtaatgtcaagtaaaagtcagaccaattcagactggtcgagtaaaaatcagtacagtcgagtacagatataggccatttcagactttaatggtttgtagtgatacATTCCATTGTTTTCAGGCAAATGAGGAAAATAAGAGTACCAATAGCTTTTGTCTTACTACATGTACAAGAGAATAATAGAAATGATAATATAAATTAGGAAATATCAGAGACAAAAAAAGACAGGACTTAGCCATTGGACTATATGTAAATTATTCCCTCACTAATCCTTGGAGGAGCTGCTGtatactttatagaaaaaaatatgttgaggATTTGGCCCCATCAATCAGGATTTTAGACATTTAATAATTGCAATCTGCTATTTTTGTTCCAACCTATAATGAGTATAAAATTTTATACCTAGGGTGGGAATTAAATGTCTTAAATCCATGCATGTTAATTTACTCTATTGTTTTTTGTGtacataaaatgtacatgtatatgaaatatatcacagtggtctcgctagcccaaaatagaagggcgcagcgccctgggtgccctcagccgcgccctgggtgccttcatccgcgcccttctgccctgacgtctttttccaaaattattttgtgccgttttggtaaaattttgtttcatcggtttctgatctccaagttaattacatatatgacacctgtgtgattgcccccaggttaatcatgtcattacaatcaattacaatgataaagacttcaaaggtgttaataactaggtaatttaattaggacaatgtatctttttgtcatacttttgatGAATGTGTCAGCGAGTGTGTTTAGCTTGGGTCGGCATTTTCGATCTCCAAGTCACAATGGAAGAGCGTATATAAATGaagactttcatgactttagaattgaatttaagtcatcaaaataaaactatgccTTTACAGAAATGCCTTCCATCTCAACTTGTTAGCGACAAGCACAGTTTTTAATTAACCCAAAGTGGTGGAAATTGattttggagttacttcccctgttttagcttattacaaatttgtgctctaaaaatattatctagtgtcaaaaaaaggaataaattaccaattgaatatataataatataataatgttaccttaaagatattaactgtctttgaacatattaaaaaatatatattgcaatttctacttgataattatacttttagcaatccatgttctaaacattgttaaattagTAATGCTCTCAATATCACATCATATGATATCTTAAAAGCTATAATTCCTgtagagataaaaaaaataaagataatcatatgcaaaaaaaatgCTGTTATGTAAATATGGTAATTTGTAAACATTATATTACACCCTCACTATTTAAAGACCTAGTAAAGGAAGTCCCTGCACCTCGCTAGACCTGTTTCTTAGACAAGATGTATTATATAACTCTTGAAAGTATAACACGAGAAAGGTTATTGCTAAGTATATAGTAACATCGACGTGCAATTAAGGTAAAGCAAACTGTCAAACATAAACCACaggtgcttgaggacaggatcctgtATGAGCCCATATATAGTccctccccccccttttttttattcataaatcttgatttttcgatatatatcacttatttgtacttatttgtacttatttgtaccatatatgtactaatataccatatttatactctaaatatgcatgtttactatCAACGTGAATCTCGACTATAGAGCGAAGCGAAAGGTTGCCAACTTCGTTTCAAGAAATTGGGGCAATGGTCaggaaaaattgttttaaaatctaataaaatgtATCTTACCGGTCTAATCAACGAGTACTTGCTGTTCTCATATAATTATCCTTATCGAATATCAATATCCAGACATAATATATTACTGTTTAAACACTTTTAATTAGTTTTCTCGCTGGCGGTGTTGCTGTTTTTTGGTCCATTCAACTTCGATCAACGG
Protein-coding sequences here:
- the LOC143051076 gene encoding uncharacterized protein LOC143051076; its protein translation is MYYLIKENFLFTELAYVGAAKYNVKLEKVILKRIIKTSKTPEKLALNLIAPLLSEYEINNCTLYGNQQHKKEAVAENKRRAIRSAVFDKFGGEKEQNEQLWTKLTININDKIRGLKNGKYKKTVKY